The Meiothermus sp. QL-1 DNA window CAAGATGGCCCGCAGTGCAGGCACCAGCGTTCAGGTGCAGGGCCGCGAGGGCGACTATGTGGTGCTGCGCCTGCCCTCGGGGGAACTCAGGAGGGTGCACGGGGAGTGCTACGCCACCGTGGGCGTGGTTTCCAACGCCGACCACAAGAACATCGTGCTGGGCAAGGCTGGCCGCACCCGCTACCTGGGTCGTAAGGGCCACGTGCGCGGTTCGGTGATGAACCCGGTGGACCACCCCCACGGCGGTGGGGAGGGGCGCGCTCCTCGCGGCCGTCCCCCGGTCTCGCCCTGGGGCCAGCAGGCCAAGGGCCTCAAGACTCGCAAGCGGAAGAAGCCCTCGAGCGCCTTCATCGTCGCGCGCCGCAAGTGAGGGAGGTGAACCATGCCGCGTAGCTTGAAAAAAGGAGTCTTCGTGGACAGCCACCTGCTTGAGAAAATCGAGGCGCTAAACGCCAAGGGCGAGAAGCGGGTGATCAAGACCTGGAGCCGCCGCAGCACCATTGTGCCCGAGATGGTGGGGCACACCCTGGCGGTCTACAACGGCAAGCAGCACGTGCCGGTTTACATCACCGAGCAGATGGTGGGGCACAAGCTGGGAGAGTTCTCGCCCACCCGTACCTACCGGGGCCACGGTAAAGAGGCCAAGACCGCTAAGAAGTGAGGTCCAAGGTGGAGAGGAAGCGACTGAAGAAAGGGGAGCGCAGCGACATACGCAAGGACCTGCGCGATGTGCACTACCCCGGTTCGGCGGGGCTCATGCGCTACGCCCGGATGCCCCTGCGGGAGCGGGGCGAGGCCTTGAAGAACGAGACCCCGCACACCTATGCCTTGGCTCGAGCCCGCTATGTGCGCATGTCGCCCCGCAAGGTGCGGCGGGTGGTGGACCTCATCCGGGGTAAGAGCCTGGAGGAGGCCCGGGCCATCCTCAGGT harbors:
- the rpsS gene encoding 30S ribosomal protein S19, with translation MPRSLKKGVFVDSHLLEKIEALNAKGEKRVIKTWSRRSTIVPEMVGHTLAVYNGKQHVPVYITEQMVGHKLGEFSPTRTYRGHGKEAKTAKK